The Seriola aureovittata isolate HTS-2021-v1 ecotype China chromosome 8, ASM2101889v1, whole genome shotgun sequence genome contains the following window.
TGTAGCTAAAATGTTACAATTCAATGAGCTACATTTGcaaaattttcataaaaatgacacaatttgtaaaaacaaaattatcgTTCAAATCTGTGAGGGGAGCAGGATCTGTCATAGGTGAGGTGTGTTGATATTTAATCAagtggaatatttttttcaatccCTTATGAGATGGTGGTTGTCAATTTGACTCTGGTCAGTGTAGTGACCGGTTCACTTCTTCTTGTTCACAATGTTGTTGCAAATCCAGTTCATGCCATCctggagaaattaaaaaaaaaaacaaaaaaaaaaaactgtctaaaTTTGATATAAAATCAAGTTCGAACTGTTCAAACAAAGCAAGTCAAAGATGTTGCTGATATAAACAAAGTCTCCATTTAAACACTTCAGACTGATCAGTACAATATTGTGCAGCAGGAAGGAAGAGAGCACTTTTGTAAGGTTAATTATGTTCCATCTGAaggaaaaatcaataaatcaacttGGGTCTGACCTGAACTCCCTCTCCAGACACAGCTGAGCAGGCCTGAATCTGCCACTCACGGTCCCGGTATGTATGCAGGTTGAGTCCCTCAGCGATCTCACTGGCCGGTGACGCTGTGGCCAGATCCTGCTTGTTGGCAAAGATGAGCACTGGAACGCCTTTTAGATTCTCCTCGTCGATCAGCTCGGACAgctcctgctcacacacaccaaaaaaggtaaatgaaaaaagtttttcaaaaaaaaccaaaaaactttCATGTATATCAATATATTTAATTCACTTAAATTTTTGGTATGGTTTTTGTCAGAATGTATTTTCATGCATAAATGAGAACTGTATGAAGCTCACCAGTCCTGTCTCTTCAAACCGCTTCTTGTCTGCACTGTCAATAACATAAATCTGAAAGAGCAAATACAAAACAGTGAGATCATAATCCTATTAattacaagcaaacaaaaaaaaaatcatatctcAAGTATTTCATCTACATGCAGTGACTCTCTTGTTATAAAGCTGCCCCAGTGCAGTTTTACTTGAGAATAAAACATACAGTTGTCACATCCTTTCAAAAAGCTCCcttaaaaatacagttttagtATGATTATAGTGCTCAACTTTATGTCATGTATGTATTCATGTGGTCTCCTGCCATGAGTAATTAAACTTCATGTATCAGCCCTTTATATTGTAAATAGTGTGACaatgtattgttttattatgcTTCAGTGACATGGCTTTTTATTGCCTCCATCATGTTCGTATTGTAGTGTATTTTCAGTAACTAGCAACAACATTGAGGAAGATAATGGAGATCCAAATAAAGGATGAACCAATCTCTCAGGGGACAGTTAAGTTTGAAATGACTTGAATGAAGTTTACAGTGGTCACTCACCAACAGGTCTGTGTTTTCCAGGTACTTTTTCCAGAAGGGCCTGATCTTCCTCTGTCCACCAATGTCCCAAACGTTGAGTTTCATACCATGAGAGGCAACACTCTTTATGTTGAAGCCCTGAAGTGAAACACAAAGCGGGAGTCACTGTACTGCACCTCGGTGGCTTCAGTTGAACACAGCACCAGCATGCAGCACCTGGAAAGCCTCGCAAATAGTTATAAAGGAATTCATCAAGTGGCAATGGACTGGACCACAGGTGTGTGTATTTAATTAAGCACTGTTTGGTTACACTGTATTGCAATCTCATTACATATCAGCGGGAGTGCAACACATGCTCTAGGTGTTTATAAGGAAATGGTCACTTTGTTAATCCGTAGTTGTTTTTCATAACGCAGCGCCTTTCTGTTTCAGTCGGCGAGGTTGTATAACAAGTTCATCCTGAAGGCCAGCTGAGGAGCAAATCTGAGGATAAGACTGGAAGGATCAAGTGCAGTGTATGCGTTTATGTGTCAAGTCTGATTTAGCTTTGTGGTGACTATTGCCATGTCGTACTGAACGGCATCCTCTCTGACTGGTGTCTGACGAGCTGTCACAACCTTCCAGGAGCTGGCGGTACATCAGCTCTATGTCTTGTCTGTTTCAGACTAATGCAGTGGTATTAGATAATCATATTAGAGATTAGATCACATCTGAAGGGGGTGATAAAAAAAGGAACTCGCTGGGATCTTCTCAGAAATTGTCTTGAGAGCATGCAAATCAGGAAAGTCACGT
Protein-coding sequences here:
- the arl3l1 gene encoding ADP ribosylation factor like GTPase 3, like 1 encodes the protein MGEAQKTSSTSMQGLLSVIEKLKGSTEQEVRIVLLGLDNAGKTTLLKSLASEDVNTITPTQGFNIKSVASHGMKLNVWDIGGQRKIRPFWKKYLENTDLLIYVIDSADKKRFEETGLELSELIDEENLKGVPVLIFANKQDLATASPASEIAEGLNLHTYRDREWQIQACSAVSGEGVQDGMNWICNNIVNKKK